One Xyrauchen texanus isolate HMW12.3.18 chromosome 46, RBS_HiC_50CHRs, whole genome shotgun sequence DNA segment encodes these proteins:
- the chrm4b gene encoding muscarinic acetylcholine receptor M4, with protein sequence MLLLKYHKLRIGTERFLYVVAGSLASFSSMLNNSIESTLTEESFFVSERPHRAYGTVGIIVIVLITGCFSLLTVLGNLLVLLSIKVNRNLRTINNYFLFSLACSDLIVGVFSMNLYTVYVVKGYWPFGPWMCNLWLVVDYVVSNASVMNLLVICFDRYFCVTRPLRYPARRTARWAGAMIATAWLLSLLLWAPAILLWQVGQDGHKVPEGQCYILLLANPAVTLATTIPAFYIPVVIMMVLYTRISLANQRRVCKLKLEFTNLLEPSKTSEGLCNETNPDVVTDVKLDETSVRKERICGLPSIKTRMDNSIDLSPDASLEDQRLDGETSRPKTLTKCTENHTSRQAQRSASKVLRDVSKLARRKALRERKVTKTILAVLLAFIFTWTPHHVMVLIGTFCRWCVPEILWIVGYFLCYINSMINPVCYALCNATFKRTFKRLLMCQFKNLGLK encoded by the coding sequence ATGCTGCTTTTGAAGTATCACAAATTACGAATTGGTACAGAACGCTTCCTTTATGTTGTTGCAGGTTCCTTAGCGAGTTTCTCCAGCATGCTCAACAACAGCATAGAAAGCACCCTGACCGAAGAATCGTTCTTTGTGTCTGAAAGACCACATCGGGCATATGGAACAGTAGGCATTATCGTCATTGTACTTATAACTGGCTGCTTTAGCCTGCTAACTGTCCTGGGTAACCTGCTGGTTCTGCTATCAATCAAAGTCAACCGCAATCTTAGAACCATCAACAACTATTTCCTCTTTAGTCTGGCTTGTTCTGACCTAATCGTTGGCGTGTTCTCCATGAATCTCTACACTGTGTATGTTGTTAAAGGATACTGGCCATTTGGTCCATGGATGTGCAACCTGTGGTTGGTTGTGGATTATGTGGTCAGCAACGCCTCTGTGATGAACCTCCTAGTGATCTGTTTCGACCGCTACTTCTGCGTGACCCGGCCTCTAAGGTACCCAGCCAGGCGTACTGCAAGGTGGGCAGGTGCAATGATAGCCACAGCCTGGTTGCTATCTCTGCTTCTTTGGGCTCCAGCGATCCTGCTTTGGCAGGTTGGACAGGACGGACACAAGGTCCCAGAGGGCCAATGTTACATCCTACTCCTCGCCAACCCTGCTGTAACCCTTGCAACCACCATCCCTGCTTTCTACATTCCTGTTGTAATAATGATGGTACTGTACACTCGGATATCCTTGGCCAATCAGAGACGGGTTTGTAAGTTGAAACTTGAATTCACAAACCTGCTTGAACCTTCCAAGACAAGTGAAGGACTATGTAATGAAACCAACCCTGACGTAGTGACTGATGTTAAACTGGATGAGACATCAGTCAGAAAGGAGCGTATCTGCGGCCTACCTTCCATAAAGACCAGAATGGACAACTCTATAGATTTGAGCCCTGATGCATCTTTGGAAGACCAAAGGTTAGATGGGGAAACATCAAGACCGAAGACCTTAACCAAGTGTACGGAGAACCACACTAGTCGCCAGGCTCAACGCTCCGCATCCAAGGTTCTCCGAGATGTTTCAAAGTTGGCCAGACGGAAGGCTTTGAGAGAGAGGAAGGTGACTAAGACCATCCTTGCCGTTCTTCTGGCCTTCATCTTCACCTGGACGCCCCATCACGTCATGGTTCTGATTGGTACCTTCTGCCGCTGGTGTGTCCCAGAAATTCTGTGGATAGTGGGCTATTTTCTGTGCTACATCAACAGTATGATTAATCCGGTATGCTATGCTCTCTGTAATGCCACCTTCAAAAGAACATTTAAACGACTGTTGATGTGCCAGTTTAAAAATCTGGGGTTAAAATGA